Proteins from one Anastrepha obliqua isolate idAnaObli1 chromosome 2, idAnaObli1_1.0, whole genome shotgun sequence genomic window:
- the LOC129238410 gene encoding uncharacterized protein LOC129238410, translating to LAEQQKVQQQQQQQQQQQKQLLQISPTAAATQISSKVTHKRSHSQTKFKIRKTESVQETHLGETPTKRAASKKRFSMRKSRSLDAEAYTLACVQSPLWATLTNARTINEILQDEY from the coding sequence TTAGCAGAACAACAAAAagtgcaacagcaacagcagcagcagcaacaacaacaaaagcaactacTACAAATCtcaccaacagcagcagcaacgcaAATAAGCAGCAAAGTAACACACAAACGCTCCCATTCACAAACCAAATTCAAGATTCGCAAAACCGAATCTGTGCAGGAGACCCACTTGGGTGAAACACCCACCAAACGTGCCGCCAGCAAGAAACGCTTCTCTATGCGCAAATCACGTTCACTTGACGCGGAGGCATATACGTTGGCCTGCGTACAATCGCCGCTCTGGGCAACGCTAACGAATGCCCGGACAATCAATGAAATCCTACAGGACGAATACTAa
- the LOC129237148 gene encoding uncharacterized protein LOC129237148, with product MRLLLLLGVFAFALVSIYKVDSATTTTTDATTTTTTTTTTASSSKTCTNSCRRVRKPVCARVRGVKRTFLNLCFMKAAKRCARIKNKGSVVFLHRNACRRVVRIRRRRIGNRRGRVNRRRRANRLRRRLV from the exons ATGCGTCTTTTACTGCTGTTGGGAGTTTTCGCCTTTGCGTTGGTGTCCATTTATAAGGTTGATTCTGCTACTACGACCACAACTGATGCAACAACAACCACGACCACTACCACTACTACAGCGTCATCTTCAAAGACATGTACCAACTCGTGCCGTCGTGTTCGTAAACCAGTTTGTGCTAGGGTTAGAGGCGTTAAACGAACATTCCTTAATCTCTGCTTCATGAAAGCCGCTAAGCGTTGTGCACGCATAAAGAATAAAGGGA GTGTAGTCTTTTTGCATCGAAATGCTTGTCGTCGAGTAGTTCGTATACGCCGGCGTCGTATCGGAAACAGGCGTGGTAGAGTTAACAGGCGTCGTAGAGCTAACAGGCTGCGCCGAAGATTGGTATGA